Proteins from a single region of Pseudomonas sp. 10S4:
- a CDS encoding class I SAM-dependent methyltransferase, which yields MDEARLNDFMGKLVNDMGGAAMLANVILGEELGLYRAMADSQPISPETLADKTGCNPRLLREWLSAHAASGYMEHRDGQFRLPEEQALALAIEDSPVYIAGGIGVVASFFHDKDKLVKAMRGNGALPWGEHHPCMFSGTERFFRPGYKAHLVAEWLPALEGVVAKLEDGAKVADVGCGHGASTVIMAQAFPNSRFVGFDYHAPSVTVATQRAGEGGVAGRARFFQGTAKSYPGTDYDLVCYFDCLHDMGDPVGAARHAFDSLKPDGTVLLVEPYANDTLDDNINPIGRLFYAASTFICTPNSLSQEVGLGLGAQAGEARLRKVFTEAGFKHFRRATETPFNLILEARK from the coding sequence ATGGACGAGGCCAGACTTAACGATTTCATGGGCAAACTGGTCAACGACATGGGCGGCGCGGCGATGCTGGCCAATGTCATTCTCGGCGAAGAACTCGGCCTCTATCGGGCCATGGCCGACAGCCAGCCAATCAGCCCCGAAACCCTCGCCGACAAGACCGGATGCAACCCGCGCCTATTACGCGAGTGGCTCAGTGCCCACGCCGCCTCCGGCTACATGGAACACCGTGACGGCCAGTTCCGCCTGCCCGAAGAGCAAGCCCTGGCGTTGGCGATCGAAGACTCCCCGGTGTACATCGCCGGCGGTATCGGGGTGGTCGCGTCGTTTTTCCATGACAAGGACAAACTGGTCAAAGCCATGCGCGGCAACGGTGCCCTGCCGTGGGGCGAGCACCATCCGTGCATGTTCAGCGGCACGGAACGGTTCTTCCGTCCCGGCTACAAGGCGCACCTGGTGGCCGAGTGGTTGCCGGCGCTAGAAGGCGTGGTCGCCAAACTGGAGGATGGCGCCAAAGTGGCGGACGTCGGCTGCGGCCACGGCGCGTCCACCGTGATCATGGCCCAGGCGTTCCCTAATTCGCGGTTCGTCGGGTTTGATTACCACGCGCCCTCCGTCACCGTGGCCACCCAGCGCGCCGGAGAAGGTGGTGTGGCCGGACGCGCGCGGTTCTTCCAGGGCACTGCCAAAAGTTACCCTGGCACCGACTATGACCTGGTCTGCTATTTCGATTGCCTGCATGACATGGGCGACCCGGTGGGTGCAGCACGGCACGCCTTTGACTCGCTGAAACCGGACGGCACGGTGCTGCTCGTGGAGCCCTACGCCAACGATACCCTCGACGACAACATCAACCCGATTGGTCGACTGTTCTACGCGGCCTCAACGTTCATCTGCACCCCGAACTCACTGTCCCAGGAAGTCGGCCTCGGGCTCGGCGCCCAGGCCGGCGAGGCGCGGTTGCGCAAGGTGTTCACCGAGGCCGGGTTCAAGCATTTCCGCCGGGCCACGGAAACGCCGTTCAACCTGATTCTGGAGGCGCGTAAATAA
- a CDS encoding DUF4242 domain-containing protein, which translates to MPKFIIEREIPGAGSLSEQELKGISQTSCKVLRELGPEVQWLQSYVTGDKVYCVYIAPNAELIREHARQGGFPANSVSQVMNIIDPTTAE; encoded by the coding sequence ATGCCCAAGTTCATTATTGAGCGCGAGATTCCAGGCGCGGGATCACTGTCAGAACAGGAACTGAAAGGGATCTCGCAAACGTCCTGCAAAGTACTGCGCGAGTTAGGCCCCGAGGTGCAATGGCTGCAGAGCTACGTCACCGGGGACAAGGTCTACTGCGTGTACATCGCGCCGAACGCAGAACTCATTCGGGAACATGCCAGGCAAGGCGGTTTTCCGGCCAACAGCGTGTCGCAGGTCATGAACATCATCGATCCCACTACGGCGGAGTAG
- a CDS encoding class I SAM-dependent methyltransferase codes for MSIPIDLVALKNRQMVAWASGDYAVIGTTLQIVGEQLAEACDLRCDERVLDVAAGNGNATLAAARRGCNVTSTDYVAALLERGEDRARAERLEVIFQVADAEALPFDDGSFDAVLSTFGVMFAPDQPKAATELARVCRPGGRIGLANWTPEGFVGQMFKVLAHHVPPPPVALPPSNWGNEAWLHTHFNDQDFLTQVTRRTFNFRYRSAAHFIDTFRNWYGPVHKAFAVLPVDGAIGLERDLAELLNRMNRAGEASLVVPSEYLEVVITRR; via the coding sequence ATGAGTATACCTATTGATCTTGTTGCCCTGAAAAACCGTCAGATGGTCGCCTGGGCCAGTGGCGACTATGCCGTGATCGGCACCACGTTGCAGATCGTCGGCGAGCAACTGGCCGAAGCCTGTGACTTGCGCTGTGATGAGCGGGTGCTGGACGTCGCCGCCGGTAACGGCAATGCCACACTCGCCGCCGCCCGCCGAGGCTGCAACGTCACCTCCACCGATTATGTGGCAGCGCTGCTGGAGCGCGGTGAAGACCGCGCCAGGGCCGAACGGCTGGAGGTGATTTTTCAAGTCGCCGACGCCGAAGCACTGCCCTTCGACGATGGCAGTTTCGACGCCGTCCTGTCGACTTTCGGCGTGATGTTCGCGCCGGACCAGCCCAAGGCCGCCACCGAACTGGCGCGGGTCTGCCGCCCCGGTGGGCGCATTGGCCTGGCCAACTGGACGCCGGAGGGTTTTGTCGGCCAGATGTTCAAGGTGCTTGCCCATCATGTTCCGCCACCGCCCGTAGCGTTACCACCGTCGAACTGGGGCAACGAAGCCTGGTTGCACACGCACTTCAATGACCAAGACTTCCTGACCCAAGTGACGCGCCGGACTTTCAACTTCCGCTACCGCTCGGCTGCGCACTTCATCGACACCTTCCGCAACTGGTATGGGCCGGTGCACAAGGCGTTTGCGGTGTTGCCGGTTGATGGCGCCATAGGGCTGGAAAGGGACCTTGCCGAGTTGCTGAACCGGATGAACCGAGCGGGGGAGGCTTCGCTGGTGGTGCCGAGTGAGTATCTGGAGGTGGTGATCACACGGCGTTGA
- a CDS encoding IS110 family transposase, whose amino-acid sequence MNKVAIVAIDLGKHTFHLHAQDDRGHELYRKKFNRAALIQHLANLEPCTVAMEACGGAHFMAQEVSRLGHIPKLIAPHLVRPYVKSNKNDFADAEAICEAATRPTMRFVPPKNQAQQALAMLNSTRDSFIKERTATVNRIHAALLEVGISLAPGFKSIKDLPALLEAHPLPDSIKKLLTRLREHFNYLHEQVKALDKEVECQAAEDDLAVRLMTMPCVGPITSSVLAAELGDGKQFKCGRGYSASIGLVPKQHSTGGKTVLLGISKRGDRNQRRLLIQCARVYLMQLDRQKGALADWVRRLWDNHHSNHVVCALANKLARIAWAIAAHHTEFDAGPGAMNA is encoded by the coding sequence ATGAACAAAGTAGCTATTGTCGCCATCGATCTGGGAAAACACACCTTTCATCTGCATGCACAAGATGATCGTGGTCATGAGCTTTACCGCAAAAAGTTTAATCGGGCGGCGCTCATCCAGCATCTGGCCAATCTCGAACCCTGCACCGTTGCGATGGAAGCTTGCGGCGGAGCCCACTTCATGGCGCAGGAAGTCTCAAGACTGGGGCATATACCCAAACTCATTGCTCCGCATCTCGTGCGTCCGTATGTGAAAAGCAACAAGAACGACTTCGCTGATGCCGAAGCGATCTGCGAGGCTGCAACTCGTCCAACAATGCGCTTTGTGCCGCCTAAGAATCAGGCTCAGCAGGCGCTGGCCATGCTCAACTCGACACGTGATTCGTTCATCAAAGAACGTACTGCTACCGTCAATCGGATTCACGCAGCCCTCCTGGAAGTCGGAATCAGCTTGGCCCCAGGCTTCAAGTCCATCAAAGATCTTCCAGCGCTGCTTGAAGCACATCCACTTCCCGATTCCATCAAAAAACTACTGACCAGGCTGCGTGAGCACTTCAATTACTTGCACGAGCAGGTCAAGGCTTTGGATAAGGAAGTGGAGTGCCAAGCCGCTGAAGATGATCTGGCTGTTCGCTTGATGACGATGCCGTGTGTCGGCCCGATCACCTCCAGCGTCCTGGCTGCCGAGTTGGGCGATGGCAAACAGTTCAAGTGCGGCCGAGGCTATTCGGCCTCGATCGGGCTAGTGCCCAAACAACACTCCACGGGCGGAAAAACCGTACTTTTAGGCATCAGCAAGCGGGGTGACCGAAACCAGAGACGTCTGCTGATCCAGTGTGCCCGCGTCTATCTGATGCAGTTGGATCGACAGAAAGGAGCGCTGGCGGACTGGGTCCGACGGCTATGGGACAACCATCACTCCAATCATGTGGTCTGCGCACTGGCCAACAAACTGGCGAGAATCGCCTGGGCGATTGCAGCACACCACACCGAATTCGATGCGGGGCCAGGCGCGATGAACGCCTGA
- a CDS encoding SagB/ThcOx family dehydrogenase — MDASNATALQNLLTRRRSVRRYTDEPISLSAVLKILSAGQGRTSSEGKRAAPSAHALYPLTLGVIVRRVEGLSPGFYIFEPDSAQLTLSGPSLAAGVLNCAALGDETWLEDAAVVVVIIGNRDLAIQHFAEQQADGLRGARYVDFEAGAVAQNMYLAVTAQGLGSVVVMGFDDGAMKRALELDETRQPVALFCVGQPAV, encoded by the coding sequence ATGGATGCTTCGAACGCAACAGCCCTGCAAAACCTGCTCACCCGCCGGCGCAGCGTCAGACGTTACACCGACGAGCCCATCTCGCTGAGCGCCGTGCTCAAAATTCTGTCTGCCGGGCAGGGCCGCACATCCTCAGAGGGCAAGCGTGCAGCGCCCTCGGCACATGCTTTGTATCCGCTGACCCTGGGCGTTATCGTTCGTCGGGTCGAGGGTTTATCACCAGGTTTCTACATCTTCGAGCCTGATTCGGCGCAGCTCACGTTGTCCGGTCCAAGCCTTGCGGCCGGGGTTCTGAATTGCGCCGCGCTCGGTGATGAAACCTGGCTGGAGGACGCTGCCGTTGTGGTGGTGATCATCGGAAACCGAGACCTGGCCATCCAGCACTTTGCCGAACAGCAAGCGGATGGCTTGCGTGGCGCGCGTTATGTCGATTTTGAAGCGGGAGCGGTCGCGCAAAACATGTACCTGGCGGTGACGGCGCAAGGGCTGGGGTCTGTGGTGGTAATGGGTTTTGACGATGGCGCAATGAAACGTGCTTTGGAGCTGGATGAAACCCGTCAGCCCGTGGCGCTTTTCTGCGTTGGCCAACCGGCAGTTTGA
- the pcsA gene encoding phosphatidylcholine synthase, which produces MISTLHIARLKAWGAHGFTATGVVTAFLATLALLENQPVHCLLWLGVALIVDGLDGALARKVNVQSVLPSFDGSILDLVIDYLTYVFIPALFIYRYIPLPDYTLLLTVSLILVSSLFCFCNVNMKSKDNYFQGFPAAWNVVALCLYIIAPSPWVTLLTVIGLALLTVTRMKFLHPFRVRKFMPINIAVTAIWLLCSLSLVVNHPVINPLVMGLWLLMSAYFLGICIWRTAMEWFDGSRNK; this is translated from the coding sequence GTGATATCAACCTTACACATCGCCAGGCTCAAAGCATGGGGCGCCCATGGTTTTACCGCGACCGGCGTGGTCACTGCCTTCCTGGCCACCCTCGCGCTGCTGGAAAACCAGCCGGTCCATTGCCTGCTGTGGCTGGGCGTGGCGCTGATCGTCGACGGCCTCGACGGGGCGCTGGCACGCAAGGTCAATGTGCAATCAGTGCTGCCGAGTTTCGACGGCTCGATCCTCGACCTGGTCATCGACTACCTGACCTACGTGTTCATCCCGGCGCTGTTCATCTACCGCTACATCCCGTTGCCTGACTACACGCTGCTGCTGACCGTGTCGCTGATACTCGTCTCGTCGCTGTTCTGCTTCTGCAACGTCAACATGAAAAGCAAAGACAACTACTTCCAGGGCTTCCCCGCCGCGTGGAACGTCGTCGCGTTGTGCCTGTACATCATCGCCCCGTCTCCGTGGGTGACGCTGCTCACCGTCATCGGCCTGGCGCTGCTGACCGTGACCCGAATGAAATTCCTGCACCCGTTTCGGGTGCGCAAGTTCATGCCGATCAACATCGCCGTAACCGCCATCTGGTTGCTGTGTAGTTTGTCGCTGGTGGTCAACCACCCGGTGATCAACCCGCTGGTGATGGGGCTTTGGCTGCTGATGTCGGCGTACTTCCTGGGGATCTGCATCTGGCGCACGGCAATGGAGTGGTTTGACGGCTCGCGGAATAAGTAA
- a CDS encoding GNAT family N-acetyltransferase: protein MDQHQIVVSDVIEPEVAHVLSAGLSAFNDQATGINDRQALAVTIRDPETQQVLGGMTGRTSLGLLFLDLFYLPESLRGSGLGSRLLQACEDEGRRRGCLSAVLYTLSFQAPAFYEKHGWQRFGEVPCLPEGTSRVFMSKVL from the coding sequence ATGGATCAGCATCAGATCGTCGTCAGCGACGTGATCGAGCCTGAAGTCGCGCACGTGCTCAGTGCCGGGCTCAGTGCTTTTAATGATCAGGCGACCGGGATCAACGACCGGCAGGCACTGGCGGTGACGATCCGCGATCCTGAGACCCAACAGGTTTTGGGCGGGATGACCGGGCGGACATCGCTAGGCCTGCTGTTTCTCGACTTGTTTTACTTGCCCGAATCGCTGCGCGGCTCCGGACTCGGCTCACGACTGCTCCAGGCCTGTGAAGACGAAGGTCGCCGTCGCGGCTGTCTTTCGGCGGTGCTCTATACCTTGAGTTTCCAGGCCCCGGCGTTTTACGAGAAGCACGGCTGGCAGCGCTTTGGCGAAGTGCCATGCCTGCCGGAGGGCACCAGCCGGGTGTTTATGAGCAAGGTGTTGTAA
- a CDS encoding VOC family protein: MITPRYMLLFVENPAVSARFYEFLLDLKPVEESPTFALFVLDGGYKLGLWSRHTAEPAVGMSGGGMELAFPVESAEQVDAIFAKWSSLGLSILQPPTELDFGRTFVALDPDDHRLRVFYPR; this comes from the coding sequence ATGATCACGCCTCGCTATATGTTGCTTTTCGTCGAAAATCCCGCCGTCAGTGCGCGGTTTTACGAGTTTCTGCTGGACCTCAAACCCGTGGAAGAATCCCCGACCTTTGCGCTGTTTGTGCTTGATGGCGGCTATAAGCTGGGGCTCTGGTCGCGGCACACCGCTGAGCCGGCGGTGGGAATGTCCGGCGGCGGCATGGAGCTGGCGTTTCCGGTTGAGTCCGCCGAACAGGTCGATGCAATTTTTGCCAAATGGTCCAGCCTCGGCTTGAGCATCCTGCAACCGCCCACGGAACTGGATTTCGGTCGCACCTTCGTCGCGCTTGACCCCGATGACCATCGGCTGCGAGTGTTCTACCCTCGCTAA
- a CDS encoding tellurite resistance TerB family protein codes for MNTSDLLEQLLRAGQGSTAQPGGASSSQGGLGGLGGLLGGLLGGGAGSSAGGSGLGGLLGGLLGGGSALGGSTQSRSSGGTNYAALASLGMMAFQAYQTWQRSQTSAPQQAPRTADLLSGPEVEEHSHAVLRALIAAAKADGRIDDKEKQMISAEIGRHTDDPQLQQWLDAEVARPLNAADVAQSATDPAIAAEMYLASVMVVDDQQDAERNYLDELAAALKIDPQLQVHLEQQAKGGAV; via the coding sequence ATGAACACCAGCGATTTGCTCGAACAACTGTTGCGGGCCGGCCAAGGCTCCACGGCGCAACCGGGTGGCGCTTCGTCGTCCCAGGGAGGCCTGGGCGGTCTCGGCGGATTGCTCGGCGGCCTGCTGGGTGGTGGCGCCGGTTCCAGTGCTGGCGGTAGCGGGTTGGGTGGCTTGCTCGGTGGTTTGCTGGGTGGTGGCTCAGCGTTGGGTGGCTCGACCCAGAGCCGTTCTTCGGGTGGCACCAACTACGCGGCGCTGGCGTCCCTCGGGATGATGGCGTTCCAAGCCTATCAAACCTGGCAGCGCAGCCAGACCTCAGCGCCGCAACAGGCGCCGCGCACAGCCGACCTGTTGTCCGGCCCGGAAGTCGAGGAGCACAGCCACGCGGTGCTGCGCGCGTTGATCGCTGCCGCGAAGGCTGACGGCCGGATCGACGACAAGGAGAAACAGATGATCAGCGCCGAAATCGGCCGCCACACCGACGACCCGCAACTGCAGCAATGGCTCGACGCCGAAGTCGCCCGGCCATTGAACGCCGCCGATGTGGCGCAATCGGCCACCGATCCGGCCATCGCTGCGGAAATGTATTTGGCTAGTGTGATGGTGGTGGACGATCAGCAAGATGCTGAGCGTAATTATCTGGATGAACTGGCGGCGGCGCTGAAGATTGATCCGCAGTTGCAGGTGCATCTGGAGCAGCAGGCCAAGGGTGGCGCGGTTTAG